The following are from one region of the Synechococcus sp. CBW1108 genome:
- a CDS encoding sulfate ABC transporter permease yields the protein MRSLLRSFSKAVPRPSAAVLIPLIACLYVGVIIVLTALGVVSGALAKGLKPFIENFQSEELRLAVLLTLRCTLIAVPANTIFGLAAATAIARRQFPGKALLLSVIDLPFSISPVVVGLMLVLLYSPTNGLLGGIVSSLGWQIIFSWPGMALATVIVTFPFMAREVIPLLEEEGWDQEEAARTLGASDWQVFRKVTLPSVRWAVVYGIILTTARALGEFGAVAVVSGNIAGQTQTLPLFIEDACKQYDTELAYGAALILGGVGLVSLLLKLVVEQLMGGVKESKPIN from the coding sequence ATGCGTTCGTTGCTGCGCTCCTTCTCAAAAGCCGTGCCGCGCCCATCGGCGGCTGTGCTGATTCCCCTGATCGCTTGCCTATATGTGGGTGTGATTATTGTGCTGACAGCCTTAGGGGTAGTGTCAGGAGCTCTTGCTAAGGGGCTGAAGCCTTTTATTGAGAACTTTCAATCGGAGGAGTTGCGCTTGGCCGTGCTGCTAACCCTGCGCTGCACTTTGATTGCAGTGCCGGCTAATACCATCTTTGGTCTAGCGGCTGCCACCGCCATTGCCAGGCGTCAGTTTCCGGGCAAAGCGCTGCTGTTGAGCGTGATCGACCTGCCCTTCTCGATCTCGCCCGTGGTGGTGGGCTTGATGCTGGTCCTGCTCTACAGCCCAACCAATGGCTTATTGGGAGGAATTGTGAGCAGCCTCGGCTGGCAGATCATCTTTTCCTGGCCAGGCATGGCATTGGCAACGGTCATCGTCACCTTCCCCTTCATGGCCCGCGAAGTGATTCCGTTGCTGGAGGAGGAGGGCTGGGATCAGGAGGAAGCTGCCCGCACCCTTGGTGCCAGCGACTGGCAAGTGTTTCGGAAAGTCACCCTGCCCTCGGTGCGCTGGGCCGTGGTTTATGGCATAATCCTCACTACCGCCCGTGCGCTCGGTGAATTCGGCGCCGTAGCCGTAGTTAGCGGCAACATCGCCGGCCAAACCCAAACCCTGCCGCTTTTTATTGAAGACGCCTGCAAGCAATACGACACCGAACTGGCCTACGGCGCTGCCCTAATCCTGGGGGGAGTTGGTCTTGTTTCGTTGCTGCTGAAGCTGGTTGTTGAACAGCTGATGGGTGGGGTGAAGGAGAGCAAGCCGATCAACTGA
- a CDS encoding CopD family protein, whose protein sequence is MSVFPLLVIVHALAATVWTGGHLVLDLGVLPRALRAQSAAQVRAFEEVFEPRDITALAIQVLTGLWMGWIYLPGFQGLFSPANPIGMLVGVKLLLLAGTAALALHARLRLIPNLTDANLSGLAWHIRSITALAIAFVVVGGLIRLSGLL, encoded by the coding sequence GTGTCTGTTTTTCCGCTGCTGGTGATTGTTCATGCCCTGGCCGCCACGGTGTGGACCGGTGGGCATTTGGTGCTGGATCTGGGGGTGCTGCCCAGGGCCTTGCGAGCACAGAGCGCGGCACAAGTCCGCGCTTTCGAGGAGGTCTTCGAGCCGCGGGACATCACGGCCCTGGCCATTCAGGTGCTTACCGGTCTGTGGATGGGCTGGATCTATCTCCCCGGCTTCCAGGGGCTGTTCAGCCCGGCTAACCCGATTGGGATGTTGGTGGGCGTCAAGCTGTTGCTGCTGGCTGGCACCGCCGCCCTAGCCCTGCACGCCCGGTTGCGGCTGATCCCCAACCTCACCGACGCCAACCTGAGCGGCCTGGCTTGGCACATCCGCAGCATCACCGCCCTGGCGATTGCCTTCGTGGTGGTGGGGGGCCTGATCCGGCTGAGCGGGCTGCTCTGA
- a CDS encoding thiamine-binding protein encodes MAAGVRCPRVYTNLEVSTRTDKEQTLEDKVASVRALL; translated from the coding sequence GTGGCAGCCGGTGTTCGCTGCCCCCGCGTTTACACCAACTTGGAAGTAAGTACCCGCACTGACAAGGAACAGACCCTGGAAGACAAGGTGGCCAGTGTGCGGGCACTGCTCTGA
- a CDS encoding HAD-IC family P-type ATPase, which produces MAADAQLLEGVGLWLDESLLTGESLPVAREQPGDLLRAGSLVASGRGWATVVAVGEATELGQIGRSLAEVEPPPTRLQRHTRRLTARLTLLALALCAALALVQGALSGDWSTALLAALALALAVLPNEIPVVLALFLALGALRLARIGVLARWPAAVESLGSATVLAVDKTGTLTENRMAVAQLLTWPTGERWRRGEPLEEPWHGVLELAVLASRHDPVDAMELAIQRLADQELGRSEHLHPDWPLAREYPLQSDLLVYSQLWHDGAGQPHLAAKGAPEAIAQLCHLEPGASDALLAAVAELAGQGLRVLAVARGLDGAPLHPHLNGSGMGPQAGSPPANVHDYMFEPAGLIALADPLRSEVPVAIARAHGAGVRVVMITGDGPQTARAIADQAGLPPGPVLSGADLEALSPRELARQVAQVSVFARVLPQQKLSLVQALQAGGEVVAMGGDGVNDAPALKAADIGVAMGKRGTAVARESADLVLLQDDFSSLVEALALGRRIDANLHRALGYTLAIHLPIAAISLLPLLVPGQPLLLLPLHIALLHLVIDPACTVVFEALPARAGLMQQPPRSPEAPLFGAATWRRALWQGGVFALLALILACWPGLETVERRSLVFAMLLLGGGVLVWLNGEPRNRLTQLGGAIGLGLWLLLQAIPGLPSLLLLMPLGHQATAVLLVVVLVLALLAVASERQTLWRNSEA; this is translated from the coding sequence GTGGCCGCCGATGCGCAGCTGCTAGAGGGGGTGGGCCTGTGGCTGGATGAATCGCTGCTCACGGGGGAATCGCTGCCGGTGGCCCGCGAGCAGCCAGGCGACCTGCTGCGGGCCGGCTCGCTGGTGGCCAGCGGTCGGGGCTGGGCGACGGTGGTGGCGGTGGGGGAGGCCACCGAACTCGGCCAGATCGGCCGCAGCTTGGCCGAGGTGGAGCCGCCCCCGACACGTCTCCAGCGCCACACCCGCCGGCTCACGGCCCGGCTCACCCTGCTGGCCCTGGCCCTATGCGCGGCGCTGGCCTTGGTGCAGGGGGCCCTCAGCGGCGACTGGAGCACGGCGCTGCTGGCGGCCCTGGCCCTGGCGCTGGCGGTGCTGCCCAATGAGATCCCGGTGGTGCTAGCCCTGTTTCTGGCGCTCGGTGCCCTGCGCCTGGCCCGCATCGGCGTGCTGGCGCGCTGGCCGGCGGCCGTCGAGAGTCTGGGCAGTGCCACGGTGCTGGCCGTCGACAAGACCGGCACACTCACTGAGAACCGCATGGCGGTGGCCCAGCTGCTCACCTGGCCAACAGGTGAGCGCTGGCGCCGCGGTGAACCGCTCGAGGAGCCCTGGCATGGGGTGCTGGAGCTAGCGGTGCTGGCCAGCCGCCACGATCCGGTGGATGCGATGGAGCTCGCCATCCAGCGCCTAGCGGATCAGGAGCTCGGCCGCAGCGAACACCTCCATCCCGATTGGCCCCTGGCGCGGGAATACCCGTTGCAGAGCGATCTGCTCGTCTACTCCCAGCTGTGGCACGACGGCGCCGGTCAGCCCCATCTGGCGGCCAAGGGGGCTCCGGAGGCCATCGCCCAGCTCTGCCACCTGGAACCAGGAGCCAGTGATGCCTTGCTCGCTGCGGTGGCTGAGCTGGCAGGCCAGGGGTTGCGGGTGCTGGCGGTCGCCCGCGGCCTCGATGGTGCTCCCCTGCACCCCCACCTCAACGGTTCTGGGATGGGGCCGCAGGCCGGTAGCCCGCCCGCGAATGTGCACGACTACATGTTTGAGCCTGCTGGGCTGATCGCCTTGGCCGATCCCTTGCGTTCAGAGGTTCCAGTCGCCATCGCCCGGGCCCATGGGGCCGGGGTACGGGTAGTGATGATCACTGGCGATGGGCCGCAGACCGCCAGGGCGATCGCCGATCAGGCCGGACTGCCTCCGGGGCCGGTGCTGAGCGGCGCCGATCTGGAGGCTCTTAGCCCCCGGGAGCTGGCCCGCCAGGTGGCGCAGGTGAGCGTGTTCGCGCGGGTGCTGCCGCAGCAGAAGCTGTCGCTGGTGCAGGCGTTGCAGGCGGGCGGTGAGGTGGTGGCGATGGGCGGCGACGGCGTCAATGACGCCCCGGCCCTCAAGGCCGCCGACATCGGCGTGGCGATGGGCAAGCGTGGCACCGCCGTGGCGCGCGAGTCGGCCGATCTGGTGCTGCTCCAGGACGACTTCAGCAGCCTGGTGGAGGCGCTGGCCCTGGGCCGCCGCATCGATGCCAACCTGCACCGCGCCCTGGGCTACACGTTGGCGATTCACCTGCCGATCGCCGCCATCAGCCTGTTGCCGCTTCTGGTTCCCGGTCAACCGCTGCTGCTGTTGCCGCTGCACATTGCCCTGCTGCACCTGGTGATTGATCCGGCCTGCACCGTGGTGTTCGAGGCACTGCCCGCCCGAGCCGGCCTGATGCAGCAGCCCCCGCGGTCGCCCGAGGCGCCCTTATTCGGTGCCGCCACCTGGCGACGGGCCTTATGGCAGGGGGGCGTCTTTGCCCTGCTGGCCCTGATCCTGGCCTGCTGGCCGGGCCTTGAAACGGTGGAGCGGCGCAGCCTGGTGTTCGCCATGCTCCTGCTCGGCGGCGGCGTGCTGGTGTGGCTCAACGGGGAACCCCGCAATCGCCTCACCCAACTGGGGGGCGCCATCGGTCTGGGGCTGTGGCTGCTGCTGCAGGCCATCCCAGGTCTACCGTCCCTGCTACTGCTGATGCCCCTGGGCCACCAGGCGACAGCGGTGCTGCTGGTGGTGGTGCTCGTCCTGGCGCTGCTGGCTGTGGCCAGCGAGCGACAGACCCTGTGGCGCAACTCAGAAGCGTGA
- a CDS encoding DUF433 domain-containing protein: MSGQSALGWAGCTAVEQDPRRVNGAWVFLGTRVSVAALFENLEDGISVTDFVELFPGVTQEQARLVLEHAARSTTAAVA; the protein is encoded by the coding sequence ATGAGCGGTCAAAGCGCACTCGGCTGGGCTGGCTGCACCGCGGTGGAGCAAGATCCACGGCGCGTCAACGGCGCCTGGGTGTTCCTCGGCACCAGGGTGTCGGTGGCGGCTCTGTTCGAAAACCTGGAAGACGGGATCTCAGTGACGGACTTTGTTGAGCTCTTTCCTGGGGTGACGCAGGAGCAAGCCCGCTTAGTGCTGGAGCATGCCGCCCGAAGTACGACTGCGGCCGTGGCCTGA
- a CDS encoding type II toxin-antitoxin system HicB family antitoxin, translated as MWLGSKNNEEPAVSYRIRLLETEEGWSVSCLDLPGCHSQGETREEALTSIREAIGLWLEVEAEEAGIKQVETLELAI; from the coding sequence ATGTGGCTAGGTTCAAAGAACAACGAGGAACCGGCGGTGTCGTACAGGATCCGTTTACTAGAGACAGAGGAGGGCTGGTCAGTGAGTTGCCTGGATCTACCTGGCTGCCACTCCCAGGGCGAGACCAGGGAAGAAGCTCTTACCAGCATCCGTGAGGCCATCGGTCTTTGGCTTGAGGTGGAGGCAGAAGAAGCCGGTATCAAGCAGGTGGAGACGCTTGAGCTGGCGATCTGA
- a CDS encoding type II toxin-antitoxin system HicA family toxin, producing the protein MFQKLGYRIVRESGHLILSNGESRLLIPRHDPINAITMGAIARDAGLTPQQFREQNLSLSVLLPVYCSKTPIPAEILLRGSGSI; encoded by the coding sequence GTGTTCCAGAAGCTGGGCTACCGCATTGTGCGGGAGTCCGGCCACTTGATTTTGAGCAATGGGGAAAGCCGGCTGCTGATCCCGCGTCATGATCCGATCAACGCCATCACCATGGGGGCTATTGCCCGAGATGCCGGATTGACTCCCCAGCAGTTCCGCGAGCAGAACCTCAGCCTCTCCGTGCTGCTGCCCGTCTATTGCTCAAAAACGCCCATCCCGGCCGAGATACTACTGCGGGGGAGTGGATCTATCTGA
- a CDS encoding group II intron maturase-specific domain-containing protein: MICHCHSLSECERLMAALQERFASCGLTLHPQKTQVVYCKDSSRRGQFPRIQFTFLGYCFRPRMAMNRHGGIFTSFLPAVSPQALKRMRDRIRQIDLRRQTYLPLEELARRLNPILRGWIQYYGRFYPTELRAKLFSYLNQELSAWLRQKHQRLRRKHRRSRELLTRIAQQRPGLFAHWHGERAVAG, encoded by the coding sequence GTGATCTGCCACTGCCACAGCCTCTCCGAGTGCGAACGGCTCATGGCGGCCTTGCAGGAGCGATTCGCATCCTGCGGGCTCACGCTGCATCCGCAGAAGACCCAGGTGGTCTATTGCAAGGACAGCAGCCGTCGTGGACAGTTTCCTCGGATTCAGTTCACGTTTCTGGGCTATTGCTTCCGGCCGCGTATGGCCATGAACCGGCATGGGGGGATCTTTACGAGCTTCCTGCCGGCGGTGAGTCCGCAGGCGCTGAAGCGCATGCGGGACAGGATCCGGCAGATTGATCTGCGTCGACAGACCTATCTGCCGTTGGAGGAGCTTGCCAGACGACTGAATCCGATCCTGCGGGGCTGGATCCAGTACTACGGCAGGTTCTATCCAACGGAGCTGAGGGCCAAGTTGTTCAGCTACCTAAATCAGGAGCTGAGCGCCTGGCTGCGGCAGAAGCACCAACGACTGCGGCGTAAGCATCGCCGCAGTCGTGAGCTCCTGACGCGGATTGCCCAACAGCGCCCTGGCCTGTTTGCCCATTGGCACGGTGAGCGGGCAGTGGCTGGATGA
- the ltrA gene encoding group II intron reverse transcriptase/maturase — MSSDKSLPITKAMVWKAYQLVKRNGKAAGVDGQSLDDFAQDLENNLYKLWNRMASGSYFPPAVRRVEIPKSGGGSRPLGIPTVADRVAQMVVKQVLEPQLEPIFDQGSYGYRPGKSAHQAVESCRKRCWKYDWVVDLDIKGFFDSIDHDLLMRALRFHTSERWVLLYLRRWLEAPVELPDGSLQERTSGTPQGGVISPLLANLYLHYAFDSWMRGVFRTSRLSAMQTM; from the coding sequence GTGAGTTCGGACAAGTCGCTACCGATCACCAAAGCGATGGTCTGGAAGGCCTATCAGCTTGTGAAGCGGAACGGGAAGGCGGCTGGTGTGGATGGCCAGAGTCTCGATGACTTTGCCCAAGACCTGGAGAATAATCTCTATAAGCTCTGGAACCGGATGGCATCTGGGAGTTACTTCCCGCCAGCGGTTCGGCGTGTGGAGATTCCCAAGTCTGGAGGCGGTTCAAGGCCTCTGGGCATTCCCACGGTGGCTGATCGCGTTGCTCAGATGGTGGTCAAGCAGGTGCTGGAGCCCCAGTTGGAGCCGATCTTTGATCAGGGCTCCTATGGCTACAGACCGGGAAAGTCGGCCCACCAGGCCGTGGAGAGCTGCCGTAAGCGCTGCTGGAAGTATGACTGGGTAGTGGATCTCGATATCAAGGGGTTTTTCGACTCGATCGATCATGACCTCCTGATGCGGGCCCTCCGGTTTCATACCTCCGAGCGCTGGGTGCTGCTGTATCTGCGGCGATGGTTGGAGGCACCGGTGGAATTGCCGGATGGGTCTCTCCAGGAACGGACCAGTGGCACGCCCCAGGGTGGTGTCATCAGTCCATTGCTTGCCAATCTGTATCTGCATTATGCGTTTGACTCCTGGATGCGTGGAGTTTTCCGCACATCCCGTTTGAGCGCTATGCAGACGATGTGA
- a CDS encoding type II toxin-antitoxin system VapB family antitoxin yields the protein MRTNIVIDDALMKQAMQASGARSKREAVELGLRTLVKLQQQREICAFRGRLAWEGDQEAQRLDGEPEAKQP from the coding sequence ATGCGCACCAACATCGTCATCGACGACGCCCTGATGAAGCAGGCGATGCAGGCCAGCGGTGCCCGAAGCAAGCGGGAAGCCGTGGAGTTAGGGCTGCGCACCCTGGTCAAGCTGCAGCAGCAGAGAGAAATTTGCGCTTTCCGCGGGCGCCTGGCCTGGGAAGGGGATCAGGAGGCCCAACGCCTGGATGGGGAGCCTGAAGCCAAGCAGCCGTGA
- a CDS encoding chlorophyll a/b-binding protein, whose product MTDSSSRFGFVAFAETWNGRLAMLGFVIGLGTELLTGQGILSQIGLG is encoded by the coding sequence GTGACTGACTCCTCTTCCCGCTTTGGCTTTGTCGCCTTCGCCGAAACCTGGAACGGCCGCCTGGCCATGCTCGGCTTTGTGATCGGCCTGGGCACCGAGCTGCTCACCGGCCAGGGCATCCTTTCCCAGATCGGGCTCGGTTGA
- a CDS encoding chlorophyll a/b-binding protein: MTNTPANEKMLNKSAEQLTLIEQLKRAELCNGRAAMLGILIGIVVEGLTGFGIAHQIGLGSLVDGYAACRTQFLPFCF, translated from the coding sequence ATGACCAACACCCCCGCCAACGAAAAAATGCTCAATAAGAGCGCCGAACAGCTGACCCTCATTGAGCAGCTCAAGCGAGCTGAACTTTGTAACGGCCGTGCCGCCATGCTTGGCATCTTGATTGGCATCGTGGTGGAAGGCCTGACCGGCTTTGGCATCGCCCACCAGATCGGCCTCGGCTCCTTGGTGGATGGCTACGCCGCCTGTCGCACCCAGTTCTTGCCCTTCTGCTTTTGA
- a CDS encoding cupin domain-containing protein, giving the protein MRFGASDLVVFDIGLSCTWEAHTPVRKHYHFG; this is encoded by the coding sequence GTGCGGTTTGGGGCCAGTGATCTGGTGGTATTTGACATCGGGCTGAGCTGTACTTGGGAGGCGCATACCCCTGTGCGCAAGCACTACCACTTTGGTTGA
- a CDS encoding cupin domain-containing protein: protein MSTLTWTYDEQEICLVLEGDVTVTPDGGEPVVESRCGLGPVIWWYLTSG from the coding sequence GTGAGCACCTTGACTTGGACCTACGACGAACAGGAAATCTGCCTGGTGCTGGAGGGCGATGTCACCGTCACCCCCGATGGTGGAGAGCCGGTGGTGGAGAGCCGGTGCGGTTTGGGGCCAGTGATCTGGTGGTATTTGACATCGGGCTGA
- a CDS encoding IS5 family transposase: MYRKLHNGQLSIEDFHVPFGGTLDADNRWVIFSSLMPWEELEETYAPQFNPTTGAPAKPVRLAFGALFIKQRLGLSDEETVEQIRENAYMQFFLGFGGYSSKTPFDPSMMVHFRKRFSEQELNRINELIAERGKAMVMEAVASFPDNDESDDPDAGTDKQISLDDLVKPADWPQDKNWGTLSIDASCTPADITYPTDLKLLNEARESTERIIDDLCSQRSTLRKHKPRYDRGRARAAFLKVAKQKKPRRRKINAAIRRQLDYLQRSLDAIDALIASGARLSGLKPHWWRKLLVISELQRQQTILLVAKTRSIPDRIVNLVQRQVRPIVRGKARAAVEFGAKISVSVRNGFAFLHRISWDPYNESEDLIPQAKKYKQEHGCYPERICADRIYINTKNRNFCTRNNIRLSGKLLGRPPKDPAVTAAHKQQLSADQRRRNEVEGVFGSGKRKYSLRLIMARLPKGAETSISMAFLVMCAEKILRLLRLFFVAISAWFCAWECPGWLWEALRNICCLETAESRAGAYPSFRAAYLPCLGPESS; the protein is encoded by the coding sequence ATGTACCGGAAACTCCATAACGGCCAGCTCTCAATCGAGGATTTTCATGTGCCTTTTGGTGGCACGTTGGATGCGGACAACCGCTGGGTGATCTTCTCCTCCTTAATGCCATGGGAGGAGTTGGAAGAAACATATGCCCCTCAGTTCAATCCCACCACTGGCGCCCCAGCAAAGCCTGTACGCCTGGCGTTTGGTGCATTGTTCATCAAGCAGAGGCTTGGCCTGAGCGACGAGGAGACGGTTGAGCAGATCCGAGAAAACGCTTACATGCAGTTTTTCCTTGGATTTGGTGGCTATTCCAGTAAGACACCATTTGACCCATCAATGATGGTTCATTTTCGTAAGCGCTTCTCAGAGCAAGAGCTCAATCGGATTAATGAACTCATTGCCGAACGGGGAAAAGCCATGGTGATGGAGGCTGTGGCCTCATTCCCAGATAACGACGAATCTGATGATCCAGATGCTGGTACAGATAAACAGATTTCACTTGACGACCTCGTGAAGCCTGCAGATTGGCCACAGGACAAGAACTGGGGAACGCTCAGCATCGATGCTTCTTGCACGCCAGCCGACATCACCTATCCGACTGACTTGAAGTTGCTCAACGAGGCGAGGGAGTCAACCGAGCGGATCATTGATGATCTGTGCAGCCAGCGCTCAACACTTCGCAAACACAAGCCCAGATATGATCGTGGTAGAGCACGTGCTGCTTTCCTCAAAGTCGCCAAACAGAAGAAGCCACGCCGTCGGAAGATAAATGCCGCAATACGCCGCCAGCTCGACTATCTGCAGCGAAGTCTTGATGCCATTGACGCCCTGATCGCTTCTGGGGCAAGACTTTCTGGCTTGAAGCCCCATTGGTGGCGCAAGCTTCTCGTGATCAGCGAGCTGCAGCGACAACAGACGATCCTGCTGGTCGCCAAGACGCGCAGCATCCCCGACCGCATCGTCAACCTGGTTCAGCGACAGGTTCGCCCCATTGTTCGCGGCAAGGCAAGAGCGGCTGTTGAGTTTGGAGCCAAGATCAGTGTCTCAGTGCGGAATGGATTTGCCTTCCTGCACAGGATCAGTTGGGATCCGTACAATGAGTCTGAAGACCTGATCCCACAGGCTAAGAAATATAAACAAGAGCACGGCTGCTACCCCGAGCGTATCTGCGCCGATCGCATCTACATCAACACCAAGAATCGAAACTTCTGCACAAGGAATAACATACGTCTCTCCGGCAAGCTATTGGGAAGGCCGCCAAAGGATCCCGCGGTCACCGCTGCGCACAAGCAGCAGCTCAGCGCTGATCAGCGAAGGCGCAACGAGGTTGAGGGAGTCTTTGGGTCAGGGAAGCGGAAGTATTCACTTCGGCTGATCATGGCTCGTCTGCCCAAGGGTGCAGAGACCTCGATCTCTATGGCGTTCCTGGTGATGTGCGCTGAGAAGATCCTGAGGCTCCTCCGCCTCTTTTTTGTCGCTATCTCTGCCTGGTTTTGTGCATGGGAGTGTCCTGGCTGGCTCTGGGAGGCACTCAGGAACATCTGCTGCCTTGAGACAGCCGAATCGCGAGCCGGTGCATATCCAAGTTTTCGAGCTGCCTACCTCCCTTGCCTTGGGCCGGAGTCGAGCTGA
- a CDS encoding PAS domain-containing protein encodes MISMKHVLLATAVAIALATSNSMLPATAQPMSQVDTVTTALNSMPDIIFYKDTQGIYRGGNTAWAALLGKPLDQLIGKSDLDLFPVEMAKSFQAFDKAMLAGGKPTRNKEWLVYPNGKKVYVETLKTPWIGKNGQVLGVLGISRLIKP; translated from the coding sequence ATGATCAGCATGAAACACGTCCTCCTTGCGACCGCCGTTGCAATAGCCCTGGCTACCAGCAACTCGATGTTGCCCGCCACCGCTCAGCCCATGAGTCAGGTCGACACCGTCACCACGGCTCTCAATTCCATGCCGGACATCATCTTCTACAAAGATACGCAAGGCATATACCGCGGTGGTAACACCGCATGGGCCGCCCTACTGGGCAAGCCGCTCGACCAATTAATTGGCAAATCCGACTTGGATCTCTTCCCAGTAGAGATGGCCAAATCTTTTCAGGCCTTTGACAAAGCCATGCTCGCCGGTGGTAAACCCACCCGAAACAAAGAATGGTTGGTCTATCCCAATGGGAAGAAGGTTTACGTTGAGACGTTGAAAACACCCTGGATTGGCAAGAACGGTCAAGTGCTGGGCGTGCTCGGTATTTCCCGCCTGATCAAGCCCTGA
- a CDS encoding cyclase family protein: MRAVAHREGVRIRRARPSLVLEQFLLNEHTGTHFDAPIHWVTGKDLVNNSVDTLLVQELVGPALVIDCSADSAANPDFLLDIPSIERWEATNGSIDKGSWVLMRTDWSKHSRSDRFKNMDETCQHTPGPTPEAVRFLVEDRGIRGFGTETIGTDAGQAHSMNPPYPAHHYLHGAGRYGLQCLTNLDLLPTRGAVIICPPLKLERGSGSPLRVLALVSA, from the coding sequence ATGCGAGCCGTTGCGCATCGAGAAGGTGTCCGAATACGACGAGCGCGGCCCTCTTTGGTACTGGAACAATTTCTCCTGAACGAACATACCGGTACCCATTTCGATGCTCCGATCCACTGGGTGACTGGCAAAGACCTAGTCAACAACTCGGTTGATACTTTGCTTGTTCAGGAATTGGTGGGGCCGGCCCTCGTCATCGATTGCTCTGCGGATTCTGCGGCAAACCCAGACTTCCTTCTCGACATCCCCTCCATCGAACGCTGGGAGGCCACCAATGGCAGTATCGACAAGGGTTCCTGGGTGCTGATGCGGACCGACTGGTCGAAGCATTCACGATCGGACCGCTTCAAAAATATGGATGAGACTTGCCAGCACACCCCGGGACCGACACCGGAGGCAGTGAGGTTCCTCGTTGAAGATCGGGGTATTCGGGGCTTCGGCACTGAGACCATTGGCACCGACGCAGGACAGGCACACTCGATGAACCCGCCTTATCCAGCCCACCACTATCTGCACGGAGCCGGACGTTACGGACTTCAGTGCCTGACGAACCTGGACCTACTACCCACCCGGGGCGCCGTCATCATCTGTCCGCCTCTGAAGCTGGAACGCGGCTCCGGCAGCCCGCTCAGGGTGCTTGCCCTGGTTTCTGCTTAG